A DNA window from Malus domestica chromosome 12, GDT2T_hap1 contains the following coding sequences:
- the LOC103414090 gene encoding putative F-box protein At1g26515 — protein sequence METRSIKRLRQRQGSDNKKTNLMDVENDNLVDIFSKLPAKSLIQLGCMSKTLSNIVSCPYFVKQHMHFLTATNAASEVPRLMVVAQSKNRYAGELTVLQSLQYDGTSLEKSRHTIVSKVIFRRQNYSFDLEFLFCNLICLKDSNYGYGRRCLLLNPLKAEAVILPVDNTIRPDVPANPISKSYEYWYGMGFDNANNKYKIVRVFGYRFGYDFGYTGYKYLVSHVHELGTSSWREIDSVPPRKITDKKVSAYGDMHWLTTHSRRVREDIFFYISILTFDFNKEKFCWNIPVPPSSRGPRNFPPVERFQLINLKGSLSLIDASSDKYLEIWMLNNYDEKEWIFSYRIDGSAFIAACPYRSFRFWTCGEWEHGIFFKKSDCTTLDLIFLDLRSASINCVECPVSKRGLHTSVLSYTGGLISLRSYGNLVEPKTGSRDLNAFSNLWKFD from the coding sequence ATGGAGACGCGGAGTATAAAAAGATTGAGACAAAGGCAAGGCAGCGacaacaagaaaacaaatttgATGGACGTCGAAAACGATAACCTCGTCGACATCTTTTCGAAGCTGCCGGCAAAGTCACTTATTCAACTCGGATGCATGTCGAAAACCTTGTCAAACATCGTCAGCTGCCCCTATTTTGTCAAGCAACACATGCATTTTCTGACTGCGACAAACGCCGCTTCTGAAGTGCCTCGGCTTATGGTTGTGGCACAATCAAAGAACAGGTACGCTGGGGAGCTGACGGTGTTGCAATCACTGCAATACGACGGAACTTCTTTGGAAAAGAGCAGGCATACCATTGTCTCAAAGGTTATATTTCGCAGGCAAAATTATTCTTTTGACCTAGAGTTTCTTTTCTGCAACTTGATTTGCTTGAAAGACAGCAATTATGGTTATGGACGCCGGTGCTTGCTTTTGAATCCGTTGAAGGCAGAAGCTGTTATACTCCCAGTTGATAACACCATTCGCCCCGATGTTCCAGCAAATCCAATTTCCAAATCCTATGAATATTGGTATGGGATGGGATTCGATAATGCGAACAACAAGTATAAGATTGTTCGTGTTTTTGGATACAGGTTTGGTTATGATTTTGGGTATACTGGGTACAAATATTTGGTGTCTCATGTCCATGAGCTGGGAACAAGCTCATGGAGGGAGATAGACTCAGTTCCTCCTCGAAAAATAACTGATAAGAAAGTGTCAGCATATGGAGATATGCATTGGTTAACAACGCACTCAAGAAGAGTTCGAGAAGATATCTTCTTCTACATAAGCATATTAACCTTCGACTTCAATAAGGAGAAGTTTTGTTGGAACATTCCTGTTCCCCCCTCAAGCAGAGGGCCGCGTAACTTCCCTCCTGTCGAGCGCTTTCAGTTGATCAATCTGAAGGGATCTTTGTCCCTCATTGACGCTTCATCAGACAAGTACCTTGAGATTTGGATGTTGAACAATTATGATGAGAAAGAGTGGATTTTCAGCTACAGAATTGATGGCAGTGCGTTTATAGCAGCATGCCCGTACAGAAGTTTTAGGTTTTGGACGTGCGGTGAATGGGAGCACGGCATATTTTTTAAGAAATCCGATTGCACCACACTTGATCTAATCTTTTTGGATCTAAGAAGTGCTTCCATCAACTGTGTAGAATGTCCGGTATCAAAAAGGGGATTGCATACGAGCGTACTGAGTTATACCGGTGGTTTGATTTCCCTTAGAAGTTATGGGAATCTGGTGGAACCGAAAACAGGCTCCCGGGATCTTAATGCATTTTCAAACCTGTGGAAGTTTGATTAG